Proteins found in one Corynebacterium freneyi genomic segment:
- a CDS encoding helix-turn-helix transcriptional regulator yields the protein MTPNPRTGAKADEPAKEQTFSAVRTRLVSLLLALADNPEGLRKDWILRTVRGYNTVAGDSADRYLRDDVPALAPGGITVTWDDNDILRLDRSTWRDEDPGFTEEEAGVLAMASQVAFNDESLGEVTRDAWAKLAPVAQRSNLVDGRGTIIFGDRITLDREQFAALNRATQPPRKRIEFFYAPQVFGEEVQRSIEPWQMVNLKGRLYVVGHDVDRDAVRVFRIARMRDITVTDVDAAQPFPDGDVQAIAERALNRGSAPLRAVVKLDDDSSPESCADVLASARELGDGRYEIGPLTTAELMDIGLEHAGDLIVEEPAEVRDDIVARLRAIVAADGGSPDAASTNATSTDTTSTNTGSTNTTGEEHR from the coding sequence ATGACGCCGAATCCCCGCACCGGCGCGAAGGCCGACGAGCCGGCGAAGGAGCAGACGTTTTCCGCGGTGCGCACGCGTCTGGTCAGCCTTCTGCTCGCCTTGGCCGACAACCCGGAAGGTTTGCGCAAGGACTGGATCCTGCGCACGGTCCGCGGCTACAACACGGTCGCGGGCGACTCGGCGGACCGGTATCTGCGCGACGACGTTCCGGCACTGGCCCCAGGCGGAATCACGGTCACGTGGGACGACAACGACATCCTGCGGCTGGACCGCTCGACGTGGCGCGACGAGGATCCCGGTTTCACCGAGGAGGAGGCCGGGGTTCTGGCGATGGCGTCGCAGGTGGCGTTCAACGACGAGTCGCTCGGCGAGGTGACCCGCGACGCCTGGGCGAAGCTGGCGCCGGTGGCGCAGCGGTCGAATCTCGTCGACGGCCGCGGCACCATCATCTTCGGCGACCGCATCACGCTGGACCGGGAGCAGTTCGCGGCCCTGAACCGGGCGACGCAGCCGCCGCGCAAGCGCATCGAGTTCTTCTACGCCCCGCAGGTTTTCGGCGAGGAGGTCCAGCGGTCCATCGAGCCGTGGCAGATGGTCAACCTCAAGGGGCGCCTGTACGTGGTGGGCCACGACGTCGACCGCGATGCCGTGCGCGTGTTCCGCATCGCCCGCATGCGGGACATCACGGTCACCGACGTCGATGCGGCGCAACCATTTCCCGACGGCGACGTGCAGGCGATCGCCGAACGCGCGCTGAATCGCGGTTCCGCGCCGCTGCGCGCCGTCGTGAAGCTTGACGACGACTCGTCTCCCGAGTCCTGCGCCGACGTTCTCGCCAGCGCCCGGGAGCTCGGAGACGGCCGGTACGAGATCGGGCCACTGACGACCGCGGAGTTGATGGACATCGGTCTCGAGCACGCCGGGGACCTCATCGTGGAGGAACCCGCCGAGGTGCGCGACGACATCGTCGCCCGGCTGCGCGCGATCGTCGCCGCCGATGGCGGATCGCCCGACGCAGCATCGACGAACGCAACGTCAACCGACACAACGTCGACCAACACGGGGTCAACCAACACAACGGGGGAGGAGCACCGATGA
- a CDS encoding WYL domain-containing protein: protein MSRRDNAAELSWSRTLALVPYFTEVRQLTEASADLGIGYGQLNDALKFLAQLELPGVPGKAAFRVERKGNSAKVTPAVDLLTEPAHLTQEELSAMLLSLETLESSPMQRDPEVVRSAAAKLRAGAPGRAAVADTTPHAAADVAHAEILATVRAAIADGHVLEIDYRTASGKRRVRRVDPVSLVMVEDDPYLKAVDRHDEDPGAHPDAEPEPAGEGEAGPVVKSFRIDRMLAAVDTGQTANRHDIPEFTPDDPHGFLADEGRWAQVEVDADATWVADYDPVAWMYDQGEDGFVEGGPHPAWVPAANAERTIGFLLRRWPGVKAVDPVSLPEAVAERARRGLLAYGENPTNG, encoded by the coding sequence ATGAGCCGGCGGGACAATGCAGCCGAACTGTCGTGGAGCCGGACGCTGGCGCTGGTGCCGTATTTCACCGAGGTACGGCAACTCACCGAGGCGTCGGCTGACCTGGGCATCGGCTACGGCCAGCTCAACGACGCGCTGAAGTTTCTGGCGCAACTCGAACTTCCCGGTGTGCCGGGCAAGGCCGCGTTCCGCGTGGAGCGCAAGGGCAACTCCGCCAAGGTCACTCCCGCCGTTGACCTGCTGACCGAGCCCGCGCACCTGACGCAGGAGGAACTGTCGGCGATGCTGCTGTCGTTGGAGACCCTCGAGTCGTCGCCAATGCAGCGCGACCCCGAGGTCGTCCGTTCGGCCGCCGCGAAACTGCGCGCCGGCGCGCCCGGGCGTGCCGCGGTGGCCGACACCACACCGCATGCCGCGGCCGACGTCGCCCACGCGGAAATCCTCGCCACCGTGCGTGCGGCGATCGCCGACGGCCACGTGCTGGAGATCGATTACCGCACCGCCTCCGGAAAACGGCGCGTTCGCAGAGTCGACCCGGTGTCGCTGGTCATGGTCGAAGACGATCCCTACCTCAAGGCCGTCGACCGCCACGACGAAGATCCCGGCGCTCATCCGGACGCGGAGCCGGAACCGGCGGGCGAAGGGGAGGCGGGCCCCGTCGTCAAGTCTTTCCGCATCGACCGCATGCTCGCCGCTGTCGACACCGGACAAACCGCCAATCGGCACGACATCCCCGAGTTCACGCCCGACGACCCGCACGGATTCCTCGCCGACGAGGGCCGGTGGGCGCAGGTCGAAGTCGACGCCGACGCCACGTGGGTCGCCGACTACGACCCGGTGGCGTGGATGTACGACCAAGGCGAAGACGGCTTCGTCGAAGGCGGCCCCCACCCCGCATGGGTGCCCGCCGCCAACGCCGAACGGACCATCGGATTCCTGCTGCGCCGCTGGCCGGGCGTGAAGGCCGTCGACCCGGTATCGTTGCCAGAGGCCGTGGCGGAACGCGCGCGCAGGGGTCTCCTTGCGTATGGTGAAAACCCGACCAACGGGTGA
- the tatA gene encoding Sec-independent protein translocase subunit TatA has product MPNLGPTELIIIAVVLILLFGAKKLPDAARSLGRSMRIFKSEVKEMRNDDEQPEVPQQQAIQQAPQAQPQQPYTQPYQQPQAPQAQPQQYQQYPPQQPNIDDQR; this is encoded by the coding sequence ATGCCGAATCTCGGCCCCACCGAGCTCATCATCATCGCCGTCGTCTTGATCCTGCTCTTCGGCGCGAAGAAGCTTCCCGACGCCGCCCGTTCGCTGGGCCGCTCGATGCGCATCTTCAAGTCCGAGGTCAAGGAAATGCGCAACGACGACGAGCAGCCGGAGGTCCCGCAGCAGCAGGCCATTCAGCAGGCCCCGCAGGCGCAGCCGCAGCAGCCGTACACGCAGCCGTACCAGCAGCCGCAGGCCCCGCAGGCGCAGCCGCAGCAGTACCAGCAGTACCCGCCGCAGCAGCCGAACATCGACGATCAGCGCTAG
- the tatC gene encoding twin-arginine translocase subunit TatC, whose translation MSIVEHIQELRSRLLKALAGILVGTIVGFTWYQFSFTLGPWKLPFGDATFGPAHFKSLGELLKEPYCQLPAEQRFGGADSSECRLLATSPFEMFLLRLKVGAIAGLVISAPFWLYQIWAYITPGLVRKERRNTFVAVTAAALLFVAGAVLAYFVVHVGLDFLLQVGDNAQIPALTGERYFNFILGLILVFGVSFELPLFIVMLNVVGVLKYETMKEKRRLIILLLFIFAAFMTPGQEPYSMVAMAVSLCILMEFAIQFARINDKRRENNRPEWMDLDDDVASGPVTSSGGIGDPGGIDAPSSVSAPDSIDGTTPVDGVAPIGGASAIGGTAPVGPTAPVGGTVGVTPAQGPRTRTTRNSRPATPAAPPAEVTPDLSTRSSSDFDDVL comes from the coding sequence ATGTCGATCGTCGAGCACATCCAGGAACTGCGTTCCCGGTTGCTCAAGGCCCTCGCGGGCATTCTCGTCGGCACGATCGTCGGCTTCACGTGGTACCAGTTCTCCTTCACCCTGGGCCCGTGGAAGCTGCCCTTCGGTGACGCGACCTTCGGCCCCGCGCATTTCAAGTCGCTGGGCGAGCTCCTCAAGGAGCCCTACTGCCAGCTTCCCGCGGAACAGAGGTTCGGCGGTGCCGACAGCAGCGAATGCCGGCTCCTGGCGACGAGCCCGTTCGAGATGTTCCTGTTGCGCCTGAAGGTCGGCGCGATTGCGGGCCTGGTCATCTCCGCGCCGTTCTGGCTCTACCAGATCTGGGCGTACATCACCCCGGGCCTGGTGCGGAAGGAACGTCGCAACACGTTCGTCGCCGTCACCGCTGCCGCCCTGCTTTTCGTGGCCGGTGCCGTGCTGGCGTACTTCGTTGTGCATGTTGGCTTGGACTTCCTGCTCCAAGTGGGTGACAACGCGCAGATTCCCGCGCTGACCGGCGAACGGTACTTCAACTTCATACTTGGGCTGATCCTCGTGTTTGGCGTGAGCTTTGAACTGCCGCTGTTCATCGTGATGCTCAATGTTGTGGGCGTACTCAAGTACGAGACGATGAAGGAGAAGCGGCGCCTGATCATCCTGCTGCTGTTCATCTTCGCGGCCTTCATGACCCCGGGGCAGGAGCCGTACTCCATGGTCGCGATGGCAGTGTCGCTGTGCATCTTGATGGAGTTCGCCATCCAGTTCGCGCGCATCAACGACAAGCGCCGCGAGAACAACCGTCCGGAGTGGATGGATCTCGACGACGACGTGGCGTCGGGCCCGGTCACCTCGTCGGGCGGCATCGGGGATCCCGGCGGAATCGACGCCCCGTCCTCGGTGTCGGCGCCGGACTCGATCGATGGCACCACGCCCGTGGACGGCGTCGCCCCGATCGGCGGAGCATCGGCCATCGGCGGCACCGCACCCGTCGGGCCGACCGCCCCCGTCGGCGGTACGGTCGGTGTCACCCCGGCGCAGGGCCCGCGCACCCGCACCACCCGCAACTCGCGCCCGGCCACGCCGGCCGCCCCGCCCGCCGAGGTGACGCCGGACCTGTCCACCCGCTCGTCGTCGGACTTCGACGACGTTCTGTGA